The following are from one region of the Chryseobacterium shigense genome:
- a CDS encoding GLPGLI family protein — translation MKNLSVFLSLIVFSGLYSQTKRVIYEVKYRKTVQDTVLTKEFYHADLNKTEKIYYNRDFYVSDSLNKANNNLSSVPKLTNLLTMDNDSGNFTEYEFLGNDVIKRETQPRQVWTLSKILKKTDDFELQQATCTWGGREWIAWFYPESPITEGPYKFRGLPGLIFEVYDTEKNYHFKLIKTESYSITQKIDFFQYPFKQAILVDEARYKKLKTDYYYDPLIFINNGSVDFNKYEAVFLNDGTKITKDNKRQEIEKQRALIKKYNNPVELSNIIKYP, via the coding sequence ATGAAAAACTTATCTGTTTTTCTTTCACTGATCGTATTTTCGGGTCTTTATTCTCAGACAAAAAGGGTAATCTATGAGGTAAAATACAGGAAAACAGTCCAGGATACTGTTCTTACAAAAGAATTTTATCATGCAGATCTGAATAAAACTGAAAAAATTTATTATAACAGAGATTTTTATGTTTCGGATTCTTTAAACAAAGCAAATAATAATTTATCATCCGTTCCTAAGCTCACAAACCTTTTAACAATGGATAATGATTCCGGAAATTTTACTGAATATGAATTTTTAGGAAATGATGTGATCAAACGTGAGACCCAGCCCAGACAAGTGTGGACACTATCCAAAATTTTGAAAAAAACTGACGATTTTGAATTGCAGCAGGCCACCTGCACATGGGGCGGAAGAGAATGGATTGCATGGTTTTATCCTGAATCGCCGATAACGGAAGGGCCATATAAATTCAGAGGATTACCGGGACTCATATTTGAGGTATATGACACTGAAAAAAATTATCATTTTAAATTAATCAAAACAGAATCATATAGCATAACCCAAAAAATCGATTTCTTTCAGTACCCCTTTAAACAGGCCATTTTAGTTGATGAAGCCCGGTATAAAAAATTAAAAACAGATTACTATTATGATCCTTTGATTTTCATCAATAACGGCTCTGTCGATTTTAATAAGTATGAAGCTGTTTTTTTAAATGACGGTACCAAAATTACAAAAGACAATAAAAGACAGGAAATCGAAAAACAGAGAGCATTGATCAAAAAATACAATAACCCTGTTGAACTATCAAATATTATTAAATACCCATAA